A single genomic interval of Mycolicibacterium sp. MU0053 harbors:
- a CDS encoding DUF1003 domain-containing protein: MSNRLDTPRVSRRPRFNVDAEAVGKFSESIARYLGTGRYLMWQTMLVIVWIALNLGAFAWQWDPYPFILLNLAFSTQAAYAAPLILLAQNRQENRDRVSLEEDRRRAQQTKADTEYLARELAALRLAVGEGVTRDYLRKELDELRELLEALQPEPGEKPEKTRARKGDASEPHGPRKQRDGQA; encoded by the coding sequence GTGAGCAACCGGCTCGACACCCCGCGGGTTTCGCGGCGCCCCCGGTTCAACGTCGACGCCGAGGCGGTCGGCAAGTTCAGCGAGTCGATCGCCCGGTATCTGGGCACCGGCCGTTATCTGATGTGGCAGACGATGCTGGTGATCGTCTGGATTGCGCTGAACCTCGGGGCGTTCGCCTGGCAGTGGGATCCCTACCCGTTCATCCTGCTCAACCTGGCGTTTTCGACCCAGGCCGCCTACGCGGCCCCCTTGATCCTGCTCGCGCAGAACCGGCAGGAGAACCGCGACCGGGTGTCGCTGGAGGAAGATCGCCGCCGCGCGCAGCAGACCAAGGCCGACACCGAATACCTGGCCCGCGAGCTGGCGGCGCTGCGGTTGGCGGTCGGCGAGGGCGTCACCCGCGACTACCTCCGCAAAGAGCTCGACGAGCTGCGCGAACTGCTGGAGGCGCTGCAACCCGAACCGGGTGAGAAGCCCGAGAAAACCCGGGCCCGCAAGGGCGACGCGTCCGAACCGCACGGTCCCCGGAAGCAACGGGACGGACAAGCGTGA
- a CDS encoding magnesium transporter MgtE N-terminal domain-containing protein: MAAVNRVYAARLAGLVVLGPDGESLGRVRDVVVSISIVRQQPRVIGLVVELLTRQRIFVPILRVTAIEPHAVTLTTGNVSLRRFAQRPGEALVLGQVLDTRVRVNDPELEELAGTDLNVVDLGIEQTRSRDWVVTRVAVRNHRRLGRRSNVYVVDWQNVSGLTPSALSMPGQGVAQLLHQFEGQRPIKVADAMRELPPKRRTEVLNALDDERLADILQELSQDEQVEVLQTLGTKRAVDVLEAMDPDDAADVLGELNPTEAELLLARMDPEDSDPVRRLLQHSPDTAGGLMTSEPVVVGTDTTVAEALARVRDPDLTPALSSLVLVVRPPTATPTGHYLGGVHLQRLLREPPAALVSGILDDDLPSLTPEMPLSALTRYFAAYNLVCGPVLDEAGHLLGAVTVDDVLDHLLPHDWRARDDEVELDPAP; encoded by the coding sequence ATGGCGGCGGTGAACAGGGTCTACGCAGCACGGCTCGCCGGTCTGGTGGTACTGGGACCCGACGGCGAATCGCTGGGGCGGGTTCGCGATGTCGTGGTGAGTATCAGCATTGTGCGTCAGCAACCGCGGGTCATCGGCCTGGTGGTCGAATTGCTCACGCGCCAAAGGATTTTCGTGCCGATTCTGCGGGTGACCGCGATCGAACCGCATGCGGTGACATTGACCACCGGCAACGTGTCGCTGCGCCGGTTCGCCCAGCGTCCCGGCGAGGCCCTGGTGCTGGGACAGGTGCTCGACACCCGGGTGCGGGTCAACGACCCCGAGCTCGAAGAGCTCGCGGGCACCGACTTGAACGTCGTCGACCTCGGCATCGAGCAGACCCGGTCCCGGGACTGGGTGGTGACCCGGGTCGCGGTGCGCAACCACCGGCGCCTCGGCCGGCGCAGCAACGTCTACGTGGTGGACTGGCAGAACGTCTCCGGTCTGACCCCGTCGGCGTTGTCGATGCCCGGCCAGGGCGTCGCGCAGTTGTTGCACCAATTCGAGGGCCAGCGCCCGATCAAGGTCGCCGACGCCATGCGGGAACTGCCCCCCAAGCGGCGCACCGAGGTACTCAACGCCCTCGACGACGAACGGTTGGCCGACATCCTGCAGGAACTCTCCCAGGACGAGCAGGTCGAGGTGTTGCAGACGCTGGGCACCAAGCGCGCGGTCGACGTGCTGGAGGCCATGGATCCCGACGACGCGGCCGACGTGCTCGGCGAACTCAATCCGACCGAGGCCGAACTGCTGCTGGCGCGGATGGATCCCGAGGACTCGGATCCGGTGCGGCGGCTGCTGCAGCACTCCCCCGACACCGCGGGCGGTCTGATGACCTCCGAGCCGGTGGTCGTCGGGACCGACACCACGGTGGCCGAGGCGCTGGCGCGGGTGCGCGACCCGGACCTGACGCCCGCGCTGTCCTCGCTGGTGTTGGTGGTGCGTCCGCCGACGGCCACCCCGACCGGGCACTACCTCGGCGGCGTGCATCTGCAGCGGCTGCTTCGGGAGCCGCCGGCGGCGCTGGTCAGCGGCATCCTGGATGACGATCTGCCCAGCCTGACGCCCGAGATGCCACTGTCGGCGCTGACCCGCTACTTCGCCGCCTACAACCTGGTGTGCGGTCCCGTCCTCGACGAGGCCGGCCACCTGCTGGGTGCGGTGACCGTCGACGACGTGCTCGACCATCTGCTGCCGCACGACTGGCGGGCGCGCGACGACGAAGTCGAACTGGATCCGGCGCCGTGA
- the tnpB gene encoding IS607 family element RNA-guided endonuclease TnpB: MAKLEVPDGRCVQAFRFTLDPTEDQASSLARHFGARRKAYNWAVAILKADIEAWHAAGTQAAKPSLRVLRKRWNTVKDEVCVNAETGAVWWQECSKEAYADGIAGAVHAYWNWQTSRAGKRAGKRVGFPRFKRKGRDIDRVSFTTGAMRVEPDRRHLTLPVVGTVRTHENTRRVERLIRAGRARVLAISVRRNGTRLDASVRVVVKRPQQAGVVRPDSRVGVDVGVRRLATVATADGTVIERVENPRPLDNALRELRHVSRARSRCVKGSRRYRERSTALSRLHRRVNDVRAYHLHVLTTRLAKTHGRIVVERLDTAGMLRQKGLPGARARRRGLSDAALATLLRHLSYKTGWYGSQLVIADRWFPSSKTCHACGHVQDIGWTEQWQCDGCSAAPHQRDDNASINLARYEETLASSAQLGPPSSVEPTVRPGLAGLEAVKREREPATRPGNNPEMGCES, translated from the coding sequence ATGGCGAAGTTGGAGGTCCCTGACGGACGGTGTGTGCAGGCGTTTCGGTTCACGCTGGACCCGACCGAGGATCAAGCGAGTTCGTTGGCAAGGCATTTCGGCGCGCGGCGCAAGGCGTACAACTGGGCCGTGGCCATCCTGAAAGCCGATATCGAAGCGTGGCACGCAGCCGGGACGCAGGCGGCGAAGCCGTCCCTTCGGGTGTTGCGGAAACGCTGGAACACGGTCAAAGACGAGGTGTGTGTCAACGCTGAGACTGGTGCGGTGTGGTGGCAGGAATGTTCGAAGGAGGCCTACGCCGACGGCATCGCTGGAGCGGTGCACGCCTATTGGAACTGGCAGACTTCCCGTGCAGGCAAGCGTGCCGGGAAAAGGGTCGGCTTTCCGCGGTTCAAACGGAAAGGCCGCGACATTGACCGGGTGTCCTTCACTACCGGCGCCATGCGGGTCGAGCCCGACCGTCGTCACCTCACGCTTCCGGTGGTCGGCACTGTCCGCACGCACGAGAACACCCGTCGTGTCGAGCGGCTCATCCGTGCCGGGCGGGCGCGGGTGTTGGCGATCTCGGTTCGCCGCAACGGCACTCGCCTGGATGCGAGTGTGCGGGTTGTGGTCAAACGGCCCCAGCAAGCCGGTGTGGTGCGACCTGATTCGCGGGTCGGTGTCGATGTCGGCGTGCGGCGGTTAGCCACCGTGGCCACCGCTGACGGCACCGTGATTGAGCGGGTCGAGAACCCGCGCCCGTTGGACAACGCGCTGCGTGAGTTGCGCCATGTTTCGCGTGCCCGGTCGCGCTGTGTGAAAGGTTCCCGACGTTACCGGGAACGCAGCACTGCACTGTCCCGGCTGCACCGCCGGGTCAACGACGTCCGCGCTTATCACCTGCACGTCCTCACAACACGGTTGGCTAAAACCCACGGCCGGATCGTTGTTGAAAGATTGGACACCGCGGGGATGTTGCGGCAAAAGGGCTTACCGGGGGCTCGCGCCAGGCGGCGTGGACTCTCGGACGCTGCCCTGGCCACACTGCTCCGCCACCTGTCCTATAAGACGGGTTGGTACGGGTCGCAGCTGGTCATTGCTGACCGCTGGTTCCCGTCGTCGAAAACCTGCCATGCCTGCGGGCATGTGCAGGACATCGGATGGACCGAACAGTGGCAATGTGACGGCTGTTCGGCAGCGCCACATCAGCGCGATGACAACGCATCTATCAACCTCGCACGCTACGAGGAAACTCTAGCGTCGTCGGCCCAGTTGGGGCCGCCGTCAAGCGTGGAGCCGACCGTAAGACCCGGACTGGCCGGGCTGGAGGCCGTGAAGCGCGAAAGGGAACCGGCCACTCGGCCGGGGAACAACCCCGAGATGGGGTGCGAGTCGTGA
- a CDS encoding HpcH/HpaI aldolase/citrate lyase family protein: MNSAHRSGLEDELVHPRRTCLSVPGSSRKMIDKAKGLPADQVFLDLEDAVAPDAKAQARTEVAAALAEPGWGRQQRGVRVNDWTTPWTHADTIEVVAAAGAHLDVVVLPKVTDVSHITALDLLLTQLEHTHGLDVGRIGIDAQIEDARGLTNIDAIAAHPRVQALVLGPADLMASLNMRTLVVGEQPEGYTEGDAYHHVLMTILVAARTHGIAAVDGPFLKIRDVDAFRRVAGRAAALGYDGKWVLHPDQIAAGNEIFSPRQADYDHAELILEAYEWHTSLAGGARGAVMLGEEMIDEASRKMALVIAGKGRAAGMKRQGAPFTPPN, translated from the coding sequence GTGAACAGTGCGCATCGATCCGGCCTAGAAGACGAACTCGTCCATCCCAGGAGGACCTGCCTGTCCGTGCCGGGCAGCAGCCGCAAGATGATCGACAAGGCCAAGGGCCTGCCCGCCGACCAGGTGTTCCTCGACCTCGAGGACGCCGTGGCACCCGACGCCAAGGCCCAGGCGCGCACCGAGGTTGCCGCCGCGCTGGCCGAACCGGGCTGGGGGCGGCAACAGCGCGGCGTCCGGGTCAACGACTGGACGACCCCGTGGACCCACGCCGACACCATCGAGGTCGTCGCCGCGGCCGGTGCGCACCTCGATGTCGTGGTGTTGCCCAAGGTGACCGACGTCTCCCACATCACCGCGCTGGACCTGCTGCTGACCCAGCTCGAGCACACCCACGGTCTGGACGTCGGTCGGATCGGGATCGACGCCCAGATCGAGGACGCCCGGGGGCTGACCAACATCGACGCGATCGCGGCGCATCCCCGGGTGCAGGCGCTGGTGCTCGGTCCCGCCGACCTGATGGCGAGCCTGAACATGCGCACGCTGGTGGTGGGGGAACAGCCCGAGGGATACACCGAGGGCGACGCGTACCACCACGTTCTGATGACGATCCTGGTGGCGGCCCGGACGCACGGCATCGCCGCCGTCGACGGCCCGTTCCTCAAGATCCGGGACGTGGACGCATTCCGCCGGGTGGCCGGCCGGGCCGCGGCGTTGGGCTACGACGGCAAGTGGGTGCTGCACCCGGATCAAATCGCCGCGGGCAACGAGATCTTCAGCCCCCGGCAGGCCGACTACGACCACGCCGAGTTGATCCTCGAGGCCTACGAATGGCACACCTCGCTGGCCGGCGGGGCGCGCGGCGCGGTGATGCTGGGCGAGGAGATGATCGACGAGGCCAGCCGCAAGATGGCGTTGGTGATCGCCGGCAAGGGGCGCGCGGCCGGTATGAAACGTCAGGGGGCGCCGTTCACCCCGCCGAACTAG
- a CDS encoding DUF4190 domain-containing protein: MTTPNPNPGDANSGEHQNPADPNAAWDYPAGYPDPPAYPPPPADYPPPPGYGAYPPPPLGGYPPPPGYGGYPGGFGGPPGPYDPYATSIPAGTNSLATASLITSIVGALLSLICCIGGFLPVVGIVLGTVALNQIKRTNQEGRGMAIAGIVIGAVTLALLILLFTVLGAIGMSNDNWTL, encoded by the coding sequence ATGACAACACCGAACCCGAACCCCGGCGACGCCAACTCGGGCGAGCACCAGAATCCGGCGGATCCCAACGCAGCGTGGGACTACCCGGCGGGATACCCGGACCCGCCGGCCTACCCGCCGCCCCCGGCGGACTACCCACCACCGCCCGGATACGGGGCCTATCCCCCGCCGCCGCTCGGTGGTTATCCGCCCCCGCCCGGGTACGGCGGCTATCCCGGGGGCTTCGGTGGCCCACCCGGGCCGTATGACCCCTACGCGACGTCGATCCCGGCCGGCACCAACAGCCTGGCGACCGCGTCGCTGATCACCTCGATCGTGGGCGCGCTGCTCAGCCTGATCTGTTGCATCGGCGGATTCCTGCCGGTCGTGGGCATCGTGCTCGGCACCGTCGCGCTCAACCAGATCAAGCGGACCAATCAGGAGGGCCGCGGGATGGCCATCGCCGGGATCGTCATCGGCGCGGTGACCCTGGCGTTGCTGATCCTGCTGTTCACGGTGCTCGGTGCGATCGGAATGTCGAACGACAACTGGACGCTGTAG
- a CDS encoding DUF4190 domain-containing protein, which translates to MTAADGDARPDPHLPEEWAAHPPPPHGAHPVPGYPHQVPPGADNPAYSGYEYGPPTAAGTNPMAVAALVASIVGFAPYFGGVFSIAGIVLGTVALNQIKQAPQNGYGLAVAGIVVGVATLIIGLIWTIYAMR; encoded by the coding sequence ATGACAGCCGCGGACGGCGATGCTCGCCCGGATCCGCACCTGCCCGAGGAGTGGGCCGCCCACCCCCCGCCGCCCCACGGCGCCCACCCCGTCCCGGGCTATCCGCACCAGGTCCCGCCGGGCGCCGATAATCCCGCCTATTCGGGGTACGAATACGGGCCCCCGACCGCCGCGGGCACCAACCCGATGGCGGTCGCGGCGCTGGTGGCCTCGATCGTCGGTTTCGCACCGTATTTCGGTGGCGTCTTTTCGATTGCCGGCATCGTGCTCGGTACCGTGGCGCTCAACCAGATCAAGCAGGCCCCGCAGAACGGTTACGGACTGGCCGTGGCCGGCATCGTCGTCGGGGTCGCCACCCTGATCATCGGATTGATCTGGACCATCTACGCGATGCGATGA
- a CDS encoding general stress protein: protein MTSPFQPGPAAGPGSAQPGASRRGPINLPTPPKGWPIGSYPTYAEAQRAVDYLSDQEFPVQQVTIVGVDLMQVERVTGRLSWPKVLGGGILTGAWLGFFIGLVLGFFSPNPWAALLTGLIAGVFFGLITSAIPYAMARGTRDFSSTMQLVAGRYDVLCDPQNAERGRDLLARLKI, encoded by the coding sequence ATGACCAGTCCATTTCAGCCCGGTCCGGCGGCTGGGCCGGGTTCAGCCCAGCCCGGTGCGAGCCGGCGCGGACCGATCAACCTGCCCACGCCACCCAAGGGGTGGCCCATCGGGTCCTATCCGACCTACGCCGAGGCGCAGCGCGCCGTCGACTATCTGTCCGATCAGGAGTTCCCGGTTCAGCAGGTCACGATCGTCGGTGTCGACCTGATGCAGGTCGAGCGCGTCACGGGTCGGCTGTCCTGGCCCAAGGTGCTCGGCGGCGGCATCCTCACCGGCGCCTGGCTGGGCTTCTTCATCGGCCTGGTGCTGGGTTTCTTCAGCCCCAACCCGTGGGCCGCGCTGCTGACGGGTCTGATCGCGGGCGTCTTCTTCGGTCTCATCACCTCGGCCATTCCGTACGCGATGGCGCGCGGCACGCGCGATTTCAGCTCCACGATGCAGCTGGTCGCCGGCCGCTACGACGTGCTGTGTGACCCGCAGAATGCCGAACGCGGCCGCGACCTGCTGGCGCGGCTGAAGATCTGA
- a CDS encoding ABC transporter substrate-binding protein, which yields MSTVAACGSPPDGVVVSFYTPASETATFTAVAKRCNEELAGRFTIEQVSLPKGADDQRLQLARRLTGNDRTLDVMALDVVWTAEFAEAGWALPLSDDPAGQAEADATNNTLPGPLETAKWQDKLYAAPVTTNTQLLWYRPDLMAEPPTTWDGMVAEATRLHAAGQPSWIAVQAKQYEGLVVWFNTLLESAGGQVLSDDGERVTLTDTPEHRDATVKALSIMKAVATAPGADPSITQTDEGTARLALEQGKAALEVNWPFVLPSMLENAVKGGVSFLPLDERPDLQSAINEVGTFSPTDEQFDIAYTESQQVFGFAPYPGVRAGEPARVTLGGLNLAVAKTTRHPAEAFEAIRCLRNEENQQFTSIEGGLPAVRTSLYADPAFQAKYPQYAIIQEQLTNAAVRPATPLYQAVSTMMSATLAPITDIDPERTADELAEQVQKAIDGRGLIP from the coding sequence ATGTCGACCGTTGCGGCCTGTGGTTCGCCGCCCGACGGGGTGGTGGTCAGTTTCTACACCCCCGCCAGTGAGACGGCGACCTTCACCGCGGTGGCCAAACGCTGCAATGAGGAACTCGCGGGCCGCTTCACCATCGAGCAGGTCAGCCTGCCCAAGGGTGCCGACGATCAGCGGCTGCAGCTGGCCCGGCGGCTCACCGGCAACGACCGCACCCTCGACGTGATGGCCCTCGACGTGGTGTGGACGGCCGAGTTCGCCGAAGCCGGTTGGGCACTTCCGCTTTCGGACGACCCCGCCGGCCAGGCCGAGGCCGACGCCACCAACAACACCCTGCCGGGACCGCTGGAGACGGCGAAGTGGCAGGACAAGCTGTACGCCGCGCCCGTCACCACCAACACCCAGTTGCTCTGGTATCGGCCGGATTTGATGGCCGAGCCGCCCACCACCTGGGACGGCATGGTGGCCGAGGCCACCCGGTTGCACGCCGCGGGCCAGCCCAGTTGGATCGCCGTCCAGGCCAAGCAGTACGAGGGGCTGGTGGTGTGGTTCAACACGCTGCTGGAAAGCGCTGGCGGACAGGTGCTCTCCGACGACGGCGAGCGGGTCACCCTGACCGACACCCCGGAGCACCGCGACGCCACCGTCAAGGCGCTGTCGATCATGAAGGCCGTGGCGACCGCGCCCGGAGCCGACCCGTCGATCACCCAGACCGATGAGGGCACCGCGCGGCTGGCGCTCGAGCAGGGCAAGGCGGCGCTGGAAGTCAACTGGCCCTTCGTCCTTCCGTCGATGCTCGAGAACGCCGTCAAGGGTGGGGTGTCGTTCCTCCCGCTCGACGAGCGCCCCGACCTGCAGTCCGCGATCAACGAGGTCGGCACGTTCTCCCCGACCGACGAGCAGTTCGACATCGCTTACACCGAGAGCCAGCAGGTGTTCGGTTTCGCCCCGTATCCGGGGGTGCGCGCCGGTGAGCCGGCCCGGGTCACCCTCGGCGGCCTGAACCTCGCCGTGGCCAAGACCACCCGGCATCCGGCCGAGGCGTTCGAGGCCATCCGGTGCTTGCGCAACGAGGAGAACCAGCAGTTCACCTCGATCGAGGGTGGTCTGCCCGCGGTGCGGACGTCGCTGTACGCCGATCCCGCGTTCCAAGCGAAGTACCCGCAGTACGCCATCATTCAGGAGCAACTGACCAATGCGGCCGTCCGCCCCGCCACCCCGCTGTATCAGGCGGTGTCGACCATGATGTCGGCCACCTTGGCGCCGATCACCGACATCGACCCCGAACGCACGGCTGACGAACTCGCCGAACAGGTGCAGAAGGCGATCGACGGGAGGGGCCTGATCCCGTGA
- a CDS encoding carbohydrate ABC transporter permease yields the protein MTTAAPAAPARRLSDDRRSERKLAYLLIAPAVILMVAVTAYPIGYAVWLSLQRYNLAQPDDTSFVGLSNYVTVLTDGYWWSALGVTTTVTVISVAIEFVLGLTLALVMHRTIFGKGVVRTVVLIPYGIVTVAAAYSWYYAWTPGTGYLANLLPEGTAPLTEQWPSLAVVILAEVWKTTPFMALLLLAGLALVPDDLLKAAQVDGAGPWRRLTRIILPMMKPAILVALLFRTLDAFRIFDNIYILTAGANNTASVSILGYDNLFKGFSIGLGSAISVLVFVCVAIIAFVFIKLFGASAPGADSEER from the coding sequence GTGACGACCGCCGCCCCCGCAGCGCCGGCTCGGCGCCTCAGCGACGACCGCAGATCCGAACGCAAACTGGCGTATCTGCTGATCGCTCCCGCGGTCATCCTGATGGTGGCGGTCACCGCCTATCCCATCGGTTACGCGGTGTGGCTGAGCCTGCAGCGCTACAACCTCGCCCAGCCCGACGACACGTCGTTCGTCGGATTGAGCAACTACGTCACGGTGCTGACCGACGGCTACTGGTGGTCGGCGCTGGGCGTCACCACCACCGTCACGGTGATCTCGGTGGCCATCGAGTTCGTCCTGGGTCTGACGCTGGCACTGGTCATGCACCGCACCATCTTCGGGAAGGGCGTGGTGCGCACCGTCGTCCTGATCCCGTACGGCATCGTCACGGTCGCGGCCGCCTACAGCTGGTACTACGCCTGGACCCCCGGCACCGGCTACCTGGCCAACCTCCTGCCCGAGGGCACCGCACCGTTGACCGAGCAGTGGCCGTCGTTGGCGGTGGTGATCCTGGCCGAGGTGTGGAAGACCACGCCGTTCATGGCGCTGCTGCTGCTGGCCGGCCTGGCGTTGGTGCCCGACGATCTGCTCAAGGCCGCCCAGGTCGACGGCGCCGGTCCCTGGCGGCGGTTGACCCGCATCATCCTGCCGATGATGAAGCCGGCAATCCTGGTGGCGTTGCTGTTCCGCACGCTGGACGCCTTCCGGATCTTCGACAACATCTACATTCTGACCGCCGGCGCAAACAACACCGCGTCGGTGTCGATCCTCGGCTACGACAACCTCTTCAAGGGTTTCTCCATCGGATTGGGCTCGGCGATCAGCGTGTTGGTGTTCGTCTGCGTGGCGATCATCGCCTTCGTGTTCATCAAGTTGTTCGGCGCGTCGGCGCCGGGGGCAGATAGCGAGGAGCGCTAG
- a CDS encoding carbohydrate ABC transporter permease encodes MSTRLSGGRAAGWTVVNVVVVIYALLPVLWILSLSLKPTSMVKDGNLIPSQITFDNYRAIFTGGATNIFNSALINSIGIGLITTVIAVVIGGMAAYAIARLDFPGKKLLVGMALLIAMFPQISLVTPIFNMWRNIGLFDTWAGLVIPYITFALPLAIYTLSAFFREIPWDLEKAARMDGATPAQAFRMVIAPLAAPGIVTAAILVFIFAWNDLLLALSLTATKAAITAPVAIANFTGSSQFEEPTGSIAAGAMVITIPIIVFVLIFQRRIVAGLTSGAVKG; translated from the coding sequence ATGTCGACGCGCTTGAGTGGGGGCCGGGCCGCCGGCTGGACCGTCGTCAACGTCGTCGTGGTGATCTACGCACTGCTGCCGGTGCTGTGGATCCTGTCGCTGTCGCTCAAGCCCACGTCGATGGTCAAGGACGGCAACCTGATTCCGTCGCAGATCACCTTCGACAATTACCGCGCGATCTTCACCGGCGGCGCGACCAACATCTTCAACTCGGCACTGATCAACTCGATCGGCATCGGTCTGATCACCACCGTGATCGCCGTCGTCATCGGCGGCATGGCCGCCTACGCGATCGCCAGGCTGGACTTCCCCGGCAAGAAGCTGTTGGTCGGCATGGCATTGCTCATCGCGATGTTCCCGCAGATCTCGCTCGTGACACCGATTTTCAACATGTGGCGCAACATCGGACTGTTCGACACCTGGGCCGGTCTGGTGATCCCGTACATCACGTTCGCGTTGCCGCTGGCCATCTACACCCTGTCGGCGTTCTTCCGGGAAATCCCGTGGGATCTGGAGAAGGCTGCCCGGATGGACGGGGCCACCCCGGCGCAGGCGTTCCGGATGGTGATCGCGCCGTTGGCGGCCCCGGGGATCGTGACCGCGGCCATCCTGGTGTTCATCTTCGCGTGGAACGACCTGCTGCTGGCGTTGTCGCTGACCGCGACCAAGGCGGCCATCACGGCCCCGGTGGCCATCGCAAACTTCACCGGCAGTTCGCAATTCGAGGAACCGACGGGTTCGATTGCGGCCGGCGCGATGGTGATCACCATTCCGATCATTGTGTTTGTCTTGATCTTCCAACGGCGCATCGTCGCCGGCTTGACCTCTGGCGCGGTGAAAGGTTAG
- a CDS encoding ABC transporter ATP-binding protein, with the protein MAEIVLSHVTKSYPDGKGVRDAVKDLSLTIADGEFIILVGPSGCGKSTTLNMIAGLEDITSGELTIGGERVNEKAAKDRDIAMVFQSYALYPHMTVRQNIAFPLTLAKLPKADIAKKVQDTAKVLDLTELLDRKPSQLSGGQRQRVAMGRAIVRDPKAFLMDEPLSNLDAKLRVQMRGEIARLQQRLGTTTVYVTHDQTEAMTLGDRVVVMRAGVAQQIGPPDELYARPANLFVAGFIGSPSMNFLPATLTPVGVELPFGEVTLTQEVLDNIAAHPKPKNIIVGVRPEHFEDATLLDGYQRIRALTFEVKADLVESLGADKYVYFATGGEGAHSEQLAELAADSGAGANEFVARVSTDSPVTAGQTVQLSFDSSRVLVFDADSGVNLTLRPAGDG; encoded by the coding sequence ATGGCCGAGATCGTTCTCTCGCATGTGACCAAGAGTTACCCCGACGGCAAGGGCGTCCGGGACGCCGTCAAGGATCTGTCGCTGACGATCGCCGACGGCGAGTTCATCATTCTGGTCGGGCCCTCCGGTTGCGGTAAGTCGACCACGCTGAACATGATCGCGGGCCTCGAGGACATCACCTCCGGTGAGCTGACCATCGGCGGTGAACGGGTCAACGAGAAGGCCGCCAAGGACCGCGATATCGCGATGGTGTTCCAGTCCTACGCGCTGTATCCGCACATGACGGTGCGGCAGAACATCGCCTTCCCGCTGACCTTGGCCAAGCTGCCCAAGGCCGACATCGCCAAGAAGGTGCAGGACACCGCGAAGGTGCTCGACCTCACCGAGTTGCTGGACCGCAAACCGTCACAGCTCTCCGGTGGTCAGCGGCAGCGGGTGGCGATGGGGCGCGCAATTGTGCGCGATCCCAAGGCATTCCTGATGGACGAGCCGTTGTCGAACCTCGACGCCAAGCTGCGGGTGCAGATGCGCGGTGAGATCGCCCGCCTGCAGCAGCGGCTGGGCACCACGACGGTTTACGTCACCCACGACCAGACCGAGGCCATGACACTCGGCGACCGGGTGGTGGTGATGCGCGCCGGCGTGGCCCAGCAGATCGGTCCGCCCGACGAGTTGTATGCGCGGCCGGCGAACCTGTTCGTGGCCGGCTTCATCGGGTCACCGTCGATGAACTTCCTGCCCGCAACGTTGACGCCGGTGGGTGTGGAGCTGCCGTTCGGGGAGGTGACCCTGACCCAGGAGGTGCTCGACAACATTGCGGCGCACCCGAAACCGAAGAACATCATCGTCGGCGTGCGGCCCGAGCATTTCGAGGACGCCACCCTGCTCGACGGCTACCAGCGGATCCGCGCGTTGACCTTCGAGGTCAAGGCGGACCTGGTGGAGTCCCTGGGCGCCGACAAATACGTGTACTTCGCCACCGGCGGCGAGGGAGCGCATTCCGAGCAGTTGGCCGAGTTGGCCGCCGACTCCGGTGCGGGCGCAAACGAATTCGTCGCGCGGGTGTCCACCGATTCCCCGGTGACCGCCGGGCAAACCGTGCAGCTGTCGTTCGACTCCTCGCGAGTGCTGGTCTTCGACGCCGATTCCGGTGTCAACCTGACCTTGCGCCCGGCCGGAGACGGGTGA
- a CDS encoding suppressor of fused domain protein gives MSSVLAEVRAHVRAHFAASGMDTEPGSASVTFLGIERIEVLRFGPDADGVLHYVSLGCARHPMGDPAALAADPVRGPRAEVIVSLRNTVPTPGIARTVALLAATPAVDGLVLVEDALIDLGSALWAQEPGHAPLSAVLLGPGQIADLELSPPMDAVQFLAATPITANEAAWVRLKGVDELRATWAQDGTDVLDPGRV, from the coding sequence GTGAGCTCAGTTCTGGCCGAGGTGCGCGCCCACGTGCGCGCGCACTTCGCGGCCAGCGGCATGGACACCGAGCCGGGGTCGGCCAGCGTGACGTTTTTGGGTATCGAGCGCATCGAGGTGCTGCGCTTCGGTCCCGACGCCGACGGTGTGCTGCATTACGTTTCGCTGGGGTGCGCGCGGCATCCGATGGGGGATCCGGCTGCGCTGGCCGCCGACCCGGTGCGCGGCCCCCGCGCCGAAGTGATTGTGAGCCTGCGTAATACGGTGCCCACACCGGGGATCGCCCGTACCGTGGCGCTGCTGGCCGCGACGCCGGCCGTCGACGGGTTGGTGTTGGTGGAGGATGCGCTGATAGACCTCGGATCGGCGTTGTGGGCGCAGGAGCCCGGGCACGCGCCGCTGTCGGCCGTGCTGCTGGGTCCCGGACAGATCGCCGACCTGGAACTGTCGCCGCCGATGGACGCGGTGCAATTTTTGGCCGCCACACCGATCACCGCCAACGAGGCGGCCTGGGTGCGGCTCAAGGGTGTCGACGAACTGCGGGCCACCTGGGCGCAGGACGGCACCGACGTGCTGGATCCGGGCCGCGTCTAG